TATGTAAGTAAGTTAGGCTTAGTTTCATATAAAATATTACCTGATCCACCATTAACTATATTCTTCTCATTTGAAGAACTATGATTTGGTTGTGGCATCATGTTTATTCATTATCTCCTTTGATTATTTATATTATCTATATTCTTTTTACGTGGTAAAATTTTTCATATATTTTAGTATAGAATACTTTTTATTCAATTTTTTTCCTGTTATCTGTTATATAACATATATAGTATAATATAATAATAAAATTTTATGTTACAAAAAAAATAAAACTAAAAAATAATAAAAAAATTACAAAGAAAAAAAAATGATGATAGAAAAAAATGGGAGGTGTTATTATGTATATTGAAGATATAAACCTAAATCAAACACATATTCTTCTTAAATGTGATGTGAGATATGATATAAAACCACAAATACTAAAAGATCAACAAATAATACAAAACACGATAGATCAACACCCAGAATTTATGAATTACACACCAATAAAACTAGAAAGTAATGATAAAATAATAAATATGATGATAGAATCATCAACACAAGCTGATGTAGGACCAATGGCAACAGTTGCAGGAAGTATAAGTGAAGATATCCTTAATCATCTTAAAAAACATAACATGAAAAACATAATAGTAGAAAATGGTGGAGACATAGCACTAAAAACAACAAAAAAAAGTATAATGAGCCTATATGCAGGAGATAAGAATCCATTTTCATATAAAATCGGATTTAAAATAAAAAATAAACCACATGGCTATGGAATATGTACATCAGCAAATATTGGATCATCACACAGCCTAGGATTAACAGATGCAACAGTTGTATTTAGTAGAAAATGCAGTTTATCTGATGCTCTTGCAACAAGAATAGCAAACAGTGGAACAGGTACTCAAAAAGATGAAATAATACAAAATGCATTAGAATGTGCAGATAACTACAAAGATAAATATGATGGAGTAGTAGTAAT
The nucleotide sequence above comes from Methanosphaera cuniculi. Encoded proteins:
- a CDS encoding UPF0280 family protein, which gives rise to MYIEDINLNQTHILLKCDVRYDIKPQILKDQQIIQNTIDQHPEFMNYTPIKLESNDKIINMMIESSTQADVGPMATVAGSISEDILNHLKKHNMKNIIVENGGDIALKTTKKSIMSLYAGDKNPFSYKIGFKIKNKPHGYGICTSANIGSSHSLGLTDATVVFSRKCSLSDALATRIANSGTGTQKDEIIQNALECADNYKDKYDGVVVIKDDLIAKVGHIPDIVSIEDVKNKYETIIV